CCCGGCCATCCTGGTCGTCGTCACCCTGATCCTCATGGCGCTGCTGCAATCCGTCACCGCCGCAATGCTGCTCGTCGCGGTCAACGTGCTGACCTTCGCCGCGACCCTCGGGATCTCGGCGGTGCTCTTCACCCAGGTCCTGGGCCAGCCGGGAGCCGACCCGTCGACGCCGGTCCTCGGCTTCGTCTTCCTCGTCGCGCTCGCCGTCGACTACTCGATCTTCCTCATGACGAGGGCGCGCGAGGAGTCCCTGCAGGTCGGGACGCGGCGCGGCATCCGTCGCGCGGTGGCCGTCACTGGCGGCGTCATCACGAGCGCGGGCGTCGTGCTGGCCGCGACCTTCTCGGCGTTGTGGGTGATCCCGCTGCTCTTCCTCGCGCAGATCGCCTTCATCGTCGCCTTCGGCGTGCTGCTCGACACGATCGTCACCCGCTCGATCCTCGTGCCGGCGATCGCCGCCGACCTGGGCAACCGCATCTGGTGGCCGTGGGCCGGGCAGATGGCTCCTGACGACGAGGTGGCCGATGACGCGGTGACGGGGCGCGAGGACTGAGGGTACCCCTTCGCCCCGCCCCCGCCCCCGCCCCCGCCCGCCGGCTGAGTGGAGGTAAACACGCGGGTAAATCGCCCGCGTGTCCGAGTCCACCCGGCGATCACCTCCACCGGCGGTGACGATCCGGCCAGGATCGGGGGGAACGAGGGCCGAGGTGTGTGCTCCCTCCGTCCGTGACTCACGGGATGAATCTGATTCACCGCATGAGTCACGGACGGAGCGAGCAGACAGACCCTCCGTAGTGCCCAGCACGTTGCCGCACAACGCCTCGGGTGGATGCCAACTCGCCGATGAATCGTCCGCGCGCATACCTCCACCCGGGCGCGGGGTGCGTGGCCCCGGCTCAGTCCAGCAGGTCGACCAGCTGAGGCGCGACGCCGATGTAGGTGGCGGGGGTCATCGCGGCGACGCGCTCCTCGACATCTGTGGGCAGGCCGAGGCCCTTGACGAACTCGACGAGCTCGGGCTGACCGATGCGACGGCCGCGGGTGAGCTCCTTGAGCCGCTCGTAGGGCTCGTCCATGCCCTCGACACCGCGGGCACCGAGCGCGCGCATGACCGACTGGATCGGCTCGCCGAGCACCTCCCAGTTGCCGTCGAGGTCGGCAGCCATCGCCGCGGGGACCGCGTCGAGACCGGCGAGCCCACGACCCGCGTTGTCGATCGCGAGCAGCGAGTGACCCAGGGCGGTGCCGATGTTGCGCTGCATCGAGCTGTCCGTGAGGTCGCGCTGCAGGCGTGAGGTGACGAGCGTCGAGGCGAGGACGTCGAGGAGGGCATTGCTGACCTCGAGGTTGGCCTCCGCGTTTTCAAACCGGATCGGGTTGACCTTGTGCGGCATGGTGCTTGACCCGACGGTGCCCTGACCGCGGACCTGGGCGAAGTAGCCCATTGAGATGTACGACCACAGGTCGGTGCACAGGTTGTGCAGTACGCGGTTGTAGCGCGCGATGTCGGCGTAGATCTCCGCCTGCCAGTCGTGCGACTCGATCTGCGTGGTGAGCGGGTTCCACGTGAGGCCCAGGCCTTCGACAAAGGTGCGCGAGACCTCGACCCAGTCGGCCTCGGGGACGGCCGCGAGGTGTGCACCAAAGGTGCCGGTCGCGCCGTTGAGCTTGCCGAGGTACTCGTCGTTCTGGATGCGACGCAGCTGGCGCATGAGGCGGTGGGCGAGGACCGCGAGCTCCTTGCCCATGGTCGTCGGCGTCGCCGGCTGACCGTGGGTGTGGGCGAGCAGCGGCACCTCGCGCAGCTCGTCGGCCATCGTCGCGACGGCCTCGGCGAGCGCGTCGGCGCGGGGGAGCCAGACATCCTCGACGGCCCCCTGGACCATGAGGGCGTAGGCGAGGTTGTTGATGTCCTCGCTGGTGCAGCAGAAGTGGATCAGCTCGGACAGGCCCGCGTCCTCGGGTGCCGGCGCGATCTTGCGCAGCCGCTCCTTGAGGTAGTACTCGACGGCCTTGACGTCGTGCTGCGTGACCTTTTCCGTGGCCCCCAGCTCCGCGATGTCCTCGGGGCCGAAGTCCTGGACGACCTGGCGCAGCTCGGCCTGCTCGGTCTCGGTGAGCTGCCGCACGCCCGGCACGACCTGCTGGGTCGTCAGGTGGATCAGCCACTCGACCTCGACGTGCACCCGCATGCGGTTGAGCGCAGGCTCACTCAGGTGGTCGATGAGCGGTGAGACGGCGGGACGGTAGCGACCGTCGAGCGCGCCGAGGGCGATCTGGGGCGTGGCGTCAGCGAGGCTCTGCATGGGCACATCCTCCCATCACGCGAAGGGAGGTCCCTCCCGTGTCCGGGGTGGCCCACGCCCCCTTCGCCCTGGCCGGGCGCAGACGCCGTGGCCTACTCCACCAGGTGGCGTCGGACGTGCTCCACGATGCCGTCGGCGGCCGCGATGATCTCGGCATAGGTCTGGTCGAAGGACGAGTCGTCGCCGTACCAGGGGTCGTCGATCGCGAGGGCATCGCCCTTGAGCCCGGCCGGGTCGAAGGAGCGGATCATCCGCACGAGGTCCTTGGCCTCGTCGGTGCCAGCGAGCCGACGCAGCACCGTGTGGTGCCCGTGGTCGGCGGCCAGGACGAGGTCGCGGTCGTCGAACCACCGCTTGTCGAAGACTCGCGCCTGGTGACCCGAGTAGTCGCCGATGTGCCCGTGGCGCTGCATCGCGGCGATCGTCCGGTCGTCGGCCGGGTTGCCTTCCTCCCACGCGGTGGTGCCGGCGGAGTCGATGACCACCCGGTCACCGAGGCCCGCCGCGTCGAACCGCTCGCGCAGCACCCACTCGGCCATGGGGGAGCGGCAGATGTTGCCGGTGCACACCACCGTGATCCGATATGTCATTGCGCCATCGTCTCCCACGTGTCCGAGGAGAAGCCGAGAGCAGCCTGTGACTCCAGTGACGACGGGTCGTCGCTCGCGAGGTCGGCGGGCAGCACGGCGAGCAGCGGCGCGCCCGCGGCAGCGGTCAGCCCGGCCCGGCTCGTCGCCTCGCCGACCGCCTGCGCAGCGCGGATGACGACGACTCCGATGACGGGCAGCTCGCGTCGGGCCAGGGCCTCGGCGTTGAGCGCCAGCGCATTGGGTGCCGCACGCCCGCCCGTCGTGACGAGGACCTCCCCGGTGGAGACCCCCTTGTAGCGAAGGGCGGTGCCCACGTCCGCGAGCGTCCCACCTCGCTCGTCGAGCGGGTCGAGCAACCCGCAGGCGGCGTCGATCACGAGCACGTCATGGTCGCCCGCGACGGCGGTCACGGCTTGGCGCACGGCAGGTCCGTCGCCGGCGGCGAGCCGCAGCGAACCGACCGCGGTGCCGGTGGCGGCGAGCACCGAGGTCAGCGCTGTCGCAGCGAGGCGGGCATCGGCCCCGTCAGCGTCGACGACGAGCACGACGCGGGGGAGCGAGAGCTCCTCGAGGGTGCTCACAGGCCCACCGCCCGCCGCAGCTGGGCGCCGCTCCAGCGCTGCCGGTCGGCTCCCGCCGCCTCGGCCTCGCGCACGAGCTCGACGATCCGCGCACAGACGGGTGCCGGGACACCGTGGTCCCCGGCGAAGTGGACGACCGCACCCTGCAGCTCGTCGATCTCGGTCGTCCTCCCGGCGTCGAGGTCGTCGGCCATCGAGGAGCGGGCGGTCGGCGAGACCTTGAGCGCGGAGCGGGAGAGGTTGGCGAAGACCGGGGTGGGCGAGCGCAGCAGGGTGGGCATCGCGGCCGCGGGTAGCGGCGTGAGCCGGGCGGGAGTGATCGAGAGTCGTCGCGCCAGGGCGAGCGCCTCCTCCTGGCAGGCTGCCAGGACCACCCGGCAGTCCCGGTCGCGCAGCTCGACCGCCAGCGGCAGGCCGGTCAGGGCGTTGATCGCGTTGTTGAGGTTGAGCAGCAGCTTGCCGAAGAGGACCGCCCGCATGTCCGGCTCGACGTCGAGCTGCAGGCCGCCGCCCTGGGCGGCGCGGACCAGCGGGTCGACCCGCGGGTGGTCCTTGACCTTCAGTCGCCCGCTCGTGGTCTGGGTCCAGTGGGTCTCGCCAGAGCGCACGACGTTGAAGGGCACCATCCCGGACAGCACGAGCGGCCGCGAGGCCCGGCTGGGGAAGGCGGACGCGAGCGCCTCGTCGATCTGCGAGGCGTTGCGCAGGCCGTTCTGGAAGGAGACGACGACGGAGTCGTGCCGCAGGAAGGGCGAGATCTGGCGCACGGCCGTCGCCGTGCCGAGCGTCTTGGTCGTCAGCAGCACGTAGTCGGCGCCCTCCACCGCGCTGGCCTCGGTCGCCAGGGTCAGTCCCTCGGGGGGCACGGTGCGGGTGTGGCCGCGCAGGTCGGTGACGGTGAGCCCCTCACGCTGCACGGCGTCGACCAGCGATGGCCGGCCGACGAGGGTGACGTCAGCGGCGGCAGCCAACCAGCCGCCGAGGTGGCAGCCGACGCTGCCCGCACCCATGATGGCCACCCTCGTGCGATCCACTCTCGTCACCCCTCGTGCCCGTTGGTCCGGACCGGTTGCGGTCAGGTGGCGCCAGCCTATGGGATGACGAAGGAGGGCCCGGCCGACTGGCCGGACCCTCCCTTCGCTCCCGAGGGTCAGCCCGCCGGGACCAGCTCCTCCGCGTCGGTGGCGGAGGTGTGCTTGGTGAGCGCCTCGCCCTCGACGTCGACATTGGGCAGGACCTTGTCGAGCCAGCGGGGCATCGCCCAGGCCCGGTCGCCGAGGAGGTACATCAGCGCGGGGATGAGCACCATCCGCACGACGAAGGCGTCGAGCAGGACGGCCGCGGCCAGCGCGAAGCCCATCGACTTGATCAGGTTGTCCGGCTGCAGCATGAAGGCGGAGAAGACCGAGATCATGATGGCCGCGGCCGCGGTGACCACGCGGGCGCCGTGGCGGAACCCGTCGACGACGGCCTCACGGGCGCTGTCGCCGTGGATGTAGGCCTCGCGCATCCGGGTCACGAGGAAGACCTGGTAGTCCATCGCGAGGCCGAAGACGATCCCGATCATGAGGATCGGCAGGAAGCTGACGAGCGGTGCACCGTCGACGAGACCGAAGGCGCCCTGCTGGAAGATCGCGACCGTCGCGCCGATGGTGGCCATCGTCGACAGCACGAAGCCGAGCGTCGCGGTGAGCGGCACGAGGATCGAGCGGAAGACGAGCATGAGCAGCACGAAGGCGAGCCCGACGACCACCGCGAGGTAGGGGATGAGCGCGTCCTGCAGCTTTTCCGACACGTCGGTCTGGATCGCGGTCAGGCCGGTGACGCCGATGGTCGTGCTCGACGCCTTCTCCTGCGCGGGGATGCCGTCGCGGATCGTGTGCAGCAGCTCCTCGGTGGCCGCGTCGCTCGCGCCGGTGGTGGGGGTGACCATCAGCTGGGCGCCGGTGCCCTCCTTGTTCATCCCCACGACCTGGGCGTTGGCGACGCCGTCGAGCCCGCCGAGCCAGGTGGTGACCTCGCCGTAGGCAGCCGGGGCCTGCCGCGGGTCCGTGATCTCGCGACCGTCGACGACGACGATCATCCGGGCCTCCTGACCGGGGCCGAAGCCGTCGGTGATGAGGTCGGCGGCCTTGCGCTGCGAGGTCTGCGCCGAGGCGGTGGAGTCGGTGGGCAGGGCGAGGTGGAGGTCCTTGGCCGGGATGGCCAGGGCGCCCAGGGCGATGACGGCGACGAGCGCGGCGACCACCGGGTGGGAGCCGATCGCGCGGGCCCAGCGGGTGCCGCCGTTGTCGATGTGCTGACCCTCGTCGACGGAGCGGTCCTTGCGGATCTGCCCCGCGAAGGCCCGCGTGCCGAGCGCCCCGAGGATCGCGGGGAGCAGGGTGAGGGCGACGAGGACGGCGACGAGGACGGTGCCGGCAGCGGCCAGACCCATCGCGGTGAGGAAGGGGATCTTGACGACGGCCAGCGCGACGAGCGCGATGATCACGGTCAGCCCGGCGAAGACGACGGCGGACCCGGCGCGACCGACGGCCAGGCCGATCGCGTGACCCCGGTCGGAGGTCGTGCGCAGCTCGGTGCGGTACCGCGACAGGATGAAGAGGGCGTAGTCGATCCCGACGGCCAGGCCGAGCATCGAGGCGAGGATCGGGGTGGTCGTGCCGAGGTCGAAGAAGGCCGTCGACGCGGTGATGCCCGTGATCCCGATGCCCACGCCGACGAGCGCGGTGAGGATCGGCAGGCCGGCCGCGACGAGCGAGCCGAAGGTCAGGACGAGGACGAGCAGCGCGATGGCGACACCGATGAGCTCGCTCGTCATCCCCATCTCGGGCATGCCCTGCATGCCGCTGCCGGAGACCTCGACGGTCAGGCCGGAGTCGCGGGCGTCGTCGACTGCCGTGATGACGGCGTCACGGGTGGGCTGCTCGACATCGGTGATGGTGGGGACGTCGAAGGTCCACTGGATCAGTCCGGTGCGTCCGTCTGCGGTGAGCGGGGAGACCGCGGCCGCGTTGGCCCTGGCGACGGCGGCGGGCTGGCCGTTCTTCGTGGCGTTGTCGAGATAGGTCTTCTCCACCCCCTTCGCGGCGTCGACGGGGTGGACCAGCTGGGCCGGGTCGCCGACCTGCGGGACCTTGCGCAGGCTCGCCAGCAGGTCGTTGACGGCCGCGGTGTTGTCCGGGTCAGCGAGCTCTTCGCCCGTCGGTGCCTGGACGACGACCGTGGCGGTGGCCTGGTCGAAGGCGTCCTGGGTGCCGGGGAAGAGCTCCTGCTGCAGGTTCTGGGCCTGCTCGGACTCGATGCCGGGGATGGAGAACTTGTCGCTGAGCGGCTTGGAGAGGGTGCCGGCGGCGGCACCGACCCCGATGAGGACGATCAGCCAGCCGACGAGGAAGGCGGGCCAGCGCCGGTGCGCGAGCCGGCCGAGCCGGTAGAGGGCGTGAGCCATGTCAGGTGCCTTTCGAGGCGTCGTGGGTGGTGGTCGGCCACGTCGTCGGGACCGGTGATGCAGGAGCGAAGGGGGTCACGCCCGGGCGGTGAGGATCTCCCGGGCGAGGGTCAGATTGGCCTGGATGCGTTGCCGCAGAGGGCCGCTGGCGGGGTCGGTGATGATCTCCTCGACCGAGCGCTGGACGATGCCGGCGACGAGGTTCAGCGCCATCCGAGCCCGCGTGGGGTCCACGCCGTCGCGGGTCGACAGGTGGGTGACGATCTCCTCGGCGAGCTCGTCGACGTGGGTCTTGACCCGGATGACGAGCTCGGGGTTGCGCTCGATGACGTGGTGCAGCTGCTGCCAGTCGTCGAGGTTGCCCTCGTCGGCGCGCAGGCACTGCAGCGTCGTGATGAGCAGGTCCTCGAAGAGGTCGCCGGTCGGCCCGCCGCTGCGCAGGGTCTCGGCCTGCTCGTCGGTGAGGACCGGGAGTACGCCGAGGACGGCCTCCTCCTTGGACGTGACGTGGTTGAAGAGGGTACGGCGCGAGACGCCGACGGCCGAGGCGAGGTCCTCGACGGTGAAGCCGGAGTACCCGCAGCTGATCGACAGCCGCTGGGCGGCCGCGACGATCGCCTGACGGCGGCTGCCCCCTGCCCGCGGTGCGGCAGAGGGGGTCGTTGCACTATTGGTCACGAAGTGCAGTTTTGCACTATTTCGGTGTCAGTGCAAAGCGCATCTCCTTAAGGGGCTCTTCACAACTGAGGGTGTAGTTGGGGTCTGAAGCCGCCGGATTCTAGGAGGGATCTGGCGATGTAGTGGGTCAGGTTGCGAAAGCCCAGGGCCAGGCCGCGTAGGTGTTCCAGGCGTCCGTTGATGGCTTCGGTGGGTCCGTTGGATGAGCCGGGGTGGTCGAAGTAGGCCAGGACGTCCTCAGCGCGGTGGTGCAGGGTCTTGCCGAGCTTGCGTAGTTCGATCTGTTCGGGGGGCTGGGAGTTGAGGTGATCGATCAGATCGGCCATCCTCTGGCGTCCTCGAGCAGGCTTCTCGTCGCGGTAGGCGTTGATCATCTCTTGGTAGGCGCGCCAGGCCTGCGCGAGCTGGGCGTGGGCGGGATCGGCCAGCACGGGCGTGATGCGTTCGCTCTGGCGCTGGGTGCGCAACTGGTCGCCGACGAACAGTGCCCTGCGCACGCGGTACAACGGGTCGCCCTTGCGGCTGCGGCGCCCACACGTCTCTCGTTGCACCCGCTGTCGGCACCGGTTCATCGCCTCACCGGCCTGGGCGACGACGTGGAAGGGGTCCATGACCGTGACCGCGGTGGGGACCATTTTCGTGGCGGCAGCCTTGAATCCTGTGAACCCGTCCATCGCGACGACCTCGATGCCCTCACGCCAGGCTTGGGGCCGTTGGGCCAGCCACGCAGCGAAGACCTCCCCGGAACGCCCTTCGACCATGTCCAGCAACCGGGCCGTGCCGCCGTCCTGACGAGTAGGGGTCAGGTCGATGATCACGGTGACGTACTTGTCCCCGCGGTGGGTGTGGCGCCACACATGCTCATCGACACCCAGGACCTTCACCCCCTCGAAGCGGGCCGGGTCATCGATCAGCACCCGTCGCCCTTCGGCCAGGACCGCGTCGTTGGCGGTGTTCCACGCCACGCCCAAGCCCTCGGCGACCCGGGACATCGACAGGTGCTGGCACACGATCGCGCTCAACGCCCACGCCAGCCCCCCACGAGAGAGCTTGGCTCGAGGCTCAGCCGCCCGGGAGGTGTCCTGACGCCACACATGACCACAGTCGGTGCACGTGTAGCGGCGCACCCGCACCCGAAGGGTCGTGGGGCGCTGACCGAAGGGGGCATGCGCCAAGGAGCGCACCACGCTGCCGCGTGGCCGGCCCTGACAGCCACAGCGGTGGCACCAGTCATCCGGCTCGACCACCCGGCAGGCCAGCACCGCCTGCCCGGCCTCGAGGCACTGGCCAGTGACCTCCAGTCCGAGCTGGTCCAAGCGGGCGAACGTGGTCAGATCCGGGGCAGTGAAGGTAGCGTCAGACATGTCGAGGTCTTCCTGATGGGTTGTGTGAGAACTTCCATCATGTGAAGGCCTCGACGCCTACCCCGCCACCGCCACGCCGCCCGGGGCCACAAACCCAGTTACACCCTCATCTGTGAAGAGCCCCTTAAGGTCGTGCGCACCCGGGCCGCATCTCCTTAAGGTCGTACGCACCCCAGCCGCATCTCCTTAAGGTCGTACGCACCCCAGCCGCATCTCCTTAAGGTCGTGCGGATTCTGGGGCGACGAAGGGGGCCGGCCCTCCGCTCTCGCGATGGCCGGCCCCCTTCGGGGCGTTGCGTATGGCTCAGGCGTTGACCGGCGCCAGGCGACCGACGAGCGAGCGAAGGGCGGTGTCCGCCTCCTCGTCGACCAGCCGGCCCTCGGCGAAGGCCTCGAAGGACGAGCCGACACCGAAGGTGTCCTCGACGACGGCAGCGCCGGCGATCTTGAGGCTGCGCACGGCGTCCTGGCGGGCCCACTCGGCGGCGTGCGGCGAGCCGGAGGCGGCCATGACGACGGCCGGGGTGCCCGTGATCGATGCGACGCCGTAGGGGCGGGAGGCCCAGTCGATGGTGTTCTTGACGACGCTGGACAGCGTGCCGTTGTACTCGGGGGTGACGACGATCAGGCCGTCGGCGGCGGCGACGGCGGCGCGCAGCTCGGCGGCGACCTCGGGCAGCTGGCCCTCGAGGTCGAGGTCCTCGGAGTAGTGGGGCAGCTCCGCGCCGCGGTCGAAGACGGTCGCCGTGCAGCCCTCGGGCAGGTGGGCGACGGCCGCGTCGGCGAGCGCGCGGTTGGTGGAGCCTGCGCGCAGGCTGCCGAGGAGGACGAGGACGTTCATGTGGGGACTCCAGACGAGGTTTTGGTCAAGTGCTTGACCATGGTGCGCGCCTGAAATCGTCAAAGTCAAGTCCTTGACCAATGGCTTACGATGAGAGGCATGACCACGCCCCTGCCTCCGCGCGTCGATGCCTGCACCGGCGCCGACGGGCGACCGCCGCTGGTCAACCTGCTGGCCCGGGCACAGGCGAGCTTCATCGCCGACTTCGAGGCGCGACTGCGCGCCTCCGAGATCGACGGGCTCTCCCTGGCGCACTCCACCAATGTGCTGCGCCACCTGTCCGAGGGCCCCCGCCGCGCGCGCGACATCGTCGACCGCTGCGGCGTGACCAAGCAGGCCGTGAGCCAGCAGATCGCGCACCTGGAGCGCAACGGATTCGTCGTCGTCGGCCGCGACGAGGGGGACCAGCGCGCCCGCATCATCAGCCTCACGGCGAAGGGGGAGTGCGCCCAGGTCGTCGTCCATCGCCTCTTCGAGCAGGTCGAGCACGACTGGGCCGAGCGCATCGGCGCCGAGCCGGTCGCCGCCCTGCGTCAGGCGCTCACCGAGCTCCTCGGCGAGGGCACTGCCTGCTGATCGCGGCCGGGCGCCGGCGCCGGGGTCGCCCTCAGGCGCTCTGCAGGGTCCCGCTCGTCCGGCCGTGCTTCTTGCAGGTGGCGGTCCAGTCGGCTCCGGTCCGCTCCACCGCGAGGGTCCGACGGCAGGTCGTGCAGTGGAGGGGCGGCTCGACGGCGAGCTGCTGCCGGCACAGCACGTGGTTGCCCTTGTTGGCGGAGTTGCCGCAGCGGGCGCAGTAGGTCATCGCGACGACGGGCGGGATGGCACCGAGGGTGTCGGGGTCGCTCCATCCGGAGTCGCCAGCGGTGGGCAGGTCAGTCATGCGTCGATTGTCACCCATGTCACGCTCACCCTCCACGCGACCCCCGACCAACGCCCCGGGTGCTCGGGAGTGGATGCCGACTCGCGGACGAATCGCCCGCGAGTTCACCTCCACCCGGCCCCGCGGCGACCGCTGCTCTCGGCGACCTGCGACCTGCGCCGACGATCAACCACCCAGCAGGTCACCGAGCCCGCCGCCGCTGCGGCCCTGGCTCTGGTGACCACCGTCGGCCACCGACTCCGCCGGCTGGACGAGCACGTAGCCCTGGCCGCCGAAGGCCATCTGGAAGGTCTCGCCGGTGCCACCGCGCACGAGCGACTTCAGGCCGCCGGTGTCGACCTTGATGTCCATCCGCACCCCACCGGTCCACATGACGACGGCCTGGGCGTCACCGAAGGTGGGCGCGCTCGCGACGTCGAGGGCGACGGGCTCTCCCTTCGTCGTGATGGCGACATAGCCGCTGCCGCGCAGGACGACGTTGTACAGGCCGCCGGTCATCGCCGCTCCGCGTGCCTGGATCCGGTGGATGTCCCACTCGATGGACGACGAGAAGGCCAGGATGTTGTTGCCGTTGACCGAGATCATGTCGTTCTCCAGGTACATGACCTGGATCTCCTGGGCCTCGTCGGCGACGAAGAGCTCGCCCTGGCCGGAGCAGGTCATCATCTTGACGCCCTCACCGGTCGCGGCCTGCTTGAGGAACTTGCCCACCCCGCCGGAGCCCTGGTTCTCGAAGCGGACATCGCCCTGGTAGGCGACCATCGAGCCCGTCCGCGCCATGACCGGGCCGTGGCCCATCTGGATCTTGAGCAGCTTCTTGTTCTGCAGCGAGAACTGGTCGGTGGACTGCTCTTCCTTGAAGTCGGTGAAGAGGGATCCGTGGATCGGCATGTCGTGCGCCCTTCTCGTGAGGCCCCCCCCGGGCGCCAGTTGCCCCAACCCTAGAGAGCGCGCCCGGCCTCCGGCTAGGGGGACCGCTCCCCGGCGCGAAGGGGGGATCCCCCCGGTCAGCGCGCGACGACCGCCACGAGAGCGGGCGGCACGACGAGGGCGGCCGCGCAGACGACGTAGAGGACGAGCGTCTGCCACGGGGCGGGGTCGTCGGCGACGAGCAGCCGGATGCGGGTGGCCGCGGCGCCGGCGCCGGCGGAGACCCCCGGCGTCAGATCGGTCTGCGCGGCGGCCTCGGACAGCGAGACGATGGCTCGACCGAGCGCGACCTCACCGACGTCCTCCCGGGCGGCGCGGTCGGCGAGGACCTCGACGAGCAGGGCGACCTCGCGCAGCGCGGCGTCGGTGCGCAGCAGTCGTGGCGTCGCGGTGTGCAGGACGGTGAAGAACTCCAGGACGAGGTCGTGACGCTCGCGCAGGTGCGCCTCCTCGTGGGCGACGACGGCCGCCAGCTGATCGTCGGGCAGCGCGGCCAGTGCTGCCTCGGTGATGACGAGCCGCGAGCCGGCACCGGGGACGCAGTAGGCGGACAGCCGCTCCGACGGGAGCACCCGGGTGTGCGCGCCCTCGTGCCGGCCGACGAGGTCGACGAGCTGGCGGTGCTCGTCGCGGGCGGCCCGGATCCGGCGACCGACGCTGTGCCCGTTGACGAGCAGCCGCACGAGGACCCCGATGGAGGCGATCGTCGCGAGGACGAGGACGAGGGCTTCGGGCGCACTCGGCACAGGTCGGGGTCGCAGCCAGGCGAGGGGAGCCGCGGTCAGCAGGCACAGGACGGCGGACAGCGAGAGGGCCTGCCAGACGAAGAGCGCCGCCCGCGGGCTGCGGCGCAACCGCTCGATCCGCACGAGGACGTGCGGCGCGGCGAGGAGTGCTGCCGCGCAGAGCAGCAGCAGGGCGGCGATCACCCTGTCGAGTCTGCCGCACCCCGTCCACGACGACGGCGAGGACGGTCTCCCTTCGCCTCGACATCGGCCATCGCGGCCCGGACGGCGTCGAGGTCGTCGGCGCTCGCCTCGGAGAGGAAGTGCAGGATCGCGGCCTGCCGGTCCGCGCTGCTCAGGTCGTGCAGCGGGCTGCGCATGGCCTGCGCGGTGAGTGACTCGCGAGTGGACGCCGGCCGGTAGCGCCAGGCGCGGCCGTCCCGCTCGCGGGTCGTCACGCCCTTGGCCTCGAGGCGGGAGAGCACGGTCATGACGGTCGTGTAGGCGAGGTCTCGGCCGGTGAGGCGGTCGGAGACCTCGCGGACGGTGAGCCCGTGGCCGGTGTCGTCGGTCCACAGCACGTCCATGACGGCCTGCTCGAGGTCACCCAGCGATGCGCTCTTGGGCACGGCGGCTCACTCCCTTCGTCTCGATCGTCACGATGCGGTCCATGCGGTCCAGACCGACCCCGTGGTGGGTCACCATGATCACCGACCGCTCTCCGG
The genomic region above belongs to Janibacter limosus and contains:
- a CDS encoding NADPH-dependent FMN reductase — encoded protein: MNVLVLLGSLRAGSTNRALADAAVAHLPEGCTATVFDRGAELPHYSEDLDLEGQLPEVAAELRAAVAAADGLIVVTPEYNGTLSSVVKNTIDWASRPYGVASITGTPAVVMAASGSPHAAEWARQDAVRSLKIAGAAVVEDTFGVGSSFEAFAEGRLVDEEADTALRSLVGRLAPVNA
- a CDS encoding M56 family metallopeptidase translates to MIAALLLLCAAALLAAPHVLVRIERLRRSPRAALFVWQALSLSAVLCLLTAAPLAWLRPRPVPSAPEALVLVLATIASIGVLVRLLVNGHSVGRRIRAARDEHRQLVDLVGRHEGAHTRVLPSERLSAYCVPGAGSRLVITEAALAALPDDQLAAVVAHEEAHLRERHDLVLEFFTVLHTATPRLLRTDAALREVALLVEVLADRAAREDVGEVALGRAIVSLSEAAAQTDLTPGVSAGAGAAATRIRLLVADDPAPWQTLVLYVVCAAALVVPPALVAVVAR
- a CDS encoding AIM24 family protein; amino-acid sequence: MPIHGSLFTDFKEEQSTDQFSLQNKKLLKIQMGHGPVMARTGSMVAYQGDVRFENQGSGGVGKFLKQAATGEGVKMMTCSGQGELFVADEAQEIQVMYLENDMISVNGNNILAFSSSIEWDIHRIQARGAAMTGGLYNVVLRGSGYVAITTKGEPVALDVASAPTFGDAQAVVMWTGGVRMDIKVDTGGLKSLVRGGTGETFQMAFGGQGYVLVQPAESVADGGHQSQGRSGGGLGDLLGG
- a CDS encoding BlaI/MecI/CopY family transcriptional regulator — encoded protein: MPKSASLGDLEQAVMDVLWTDDTGHGLTVREVSDRLTGRDLAYTTVMTVLSRLEAKGVTTRERDGRAWRYRPASTRESLTAQAMRSPLHDLSSADRQAAILHFLSEASADDLDAVRAAMADVEAKGDRPRRRRGRGAADSTG
- a CDS encoding MarR family winged helix-turn-helix transcriptional regulator, with product MTTPLPPRVDACTGADGRPPLVNLLARAQASFIADFEARLRASEIDGLSLAHSTNVLRHLSEGPRRARDIVDRCGVTKQAVSQQIAHLERNGFVVVGRDEGDQRARIISLTAKGECAQVVVHRLFEQVEHDWAERIGAEPVAALRQALTELLGEGTAC